In Primulina huaijiensis isolate GDHJ02 chromosome 4, ASM1229523v2, whole genome shotgun sequence, a genomic segment contains:
- the LOC140975343 gene encoding uncharacterized protein, with amino-acid sequence MGNCQAVDAAAIVIQHPNGNLERIYWPVTASEVMKMNPGHYVSVIIPLPVSGGGREIAKDNDTVRFTRVKIIRRSDILVLGRAYRLVTTQEVMKVLRAKKQAKLKKKQAEWKDKLSINSETRSTDCTSDTGTLASEKSKDQAIRPDRHRRRPGSINLTTGRPKSWRPSLQSISEHGS; translated from the exons ATGGGGAATTGCCAGGCGGTGGATGCTGCAGCAATAGTTATACAGCATCCAAATGGGAACCTGGAGAGGATTTACTGGCCAGTAACAGCTAgtgaagtgatgaaaatgaatcCAGGGCACTACGTTTCAGTTATCATTCCATTGCCGGTTTCTGGTGGCGGACGGGAGATTGCAAAGGACAATGACACCGTTCGTTTCACCCGTGTTAAAATTATCCGGCGTAGTGATATTCTAGTTCTTGGCCGAGCCTATCGGCTTGTCACTACTCAAG AGGTTATGAAAGTGCTGAGAGCAAAGAAGCAAGCAAAGTTGAAGAAAAAACAAGCAGAATGGAAAGACAAGTTATCAATTAATTCAGAAACGAGGAGTACAGACTGTACGTCTGATACAGGAACTTTAGCTTCTGAGAAGAGCAAAGATCAG GCTATAAGACCTGACAGGCACCGGCGGAGGCCAGGATCAATAAATTTGACCACAGGAAGGCCCAAATCATGGCGGCCATCTCTTCAAAGCATTTCCGAGCATGGAAGTTAA